A window of Rhizobium acidisoli contains these coding sequences:
- a CDS encoding Flp family type IVb pilin: MTKLFSRFLKDESGATAIEYGLIAALISVALITGATALGGKIGNTFNGLSTKMDGATSAAN, translated from the coding sequence ATGACCAAGCTTTTTAGCCGTTTTCTGAAGGACGAATCCGGCGCGACCGCAATCGAATACGGCCTGATCGCAGCTCTCATTTCCGTAGCGCTCATCACCGGCGCAACGGCTCTCGGCGGCAAGATCGGCAACACGTTTAACGGCTTGAGCACCAAGATGGACGGCGCCACTTCGGCGGCCAACTAA
- a CDS encoding A24 family peptidase, whose product MIAAAVFMILPLCLAMAGFSDLFTMTIPNRVSLILIVSFFVLAPLSGLGLQAIGMHLAAAAIVFSACFALFAFNVMGGGDAKLLSATALWFGLNESLLFLMSDVAIIGGFITLLILMVRAQADTILAIGLPVPNSILIAKKIPYGIAIAIGGFMAFPSSPLFLTTLESLK is encoded by the coding sequence ATGATCGCAGCTGCAGTCTTCATGATACTGCCACTCTGCCTGGCCATGGCGGGCTTCTCGGATCTGTTCACTATGACGATCCCGAACCGCGTTTCCCTGATCCTCATCGTCTCCTTCTTCGTTCTCGCGCCTCTTTCCGGCCTAGGCTTGCAAGCGATCGGCATGCATCTCGCAGCAGCCGCCATCGTCTTTTCCGCGTGTTTCGCTCTTTTTGCCTTCAATGTGATGGGTGGCGGCGACGCCAAGCTGTTGAGCGCCACCGCGCTCTGGTTCGGTCTGAACGAATCCCTTCTTTTCCTGATGAGCGATGTTGCCATCATCGGCGGCTTCATCACCTTGCTGATCCTGATGGTAAGGGCGCAAGCGGATACGATCCTCGCTATCGGCCTGCCGGTGCCGAACTCGATCCTCATCGCCAAGAAAATCCCCTACGGTATTGCGATCGCGATTGGCGGCTTCATGGCCTTCCCGTCCTCGCCGCTCTTCCTCACCACGCTGGAAAGCCTGAAATAA